A genomic segment from Chitinophaga niabensis encodes:
- a CDS encoding menaquinone biosynthesis decarboxylase, with amino-acid sequence MAYKHLRHFIDTLEKAGELVRISTYVDPHLEIAEITDRISKSPDGGKALLFENTGYDFPVLINSMGSYRRMCMALGVQELDDVAREIEGLFKMLSKPKESILDKLAMLPKLSQFASWMPRVISGRGACQEVVINNPDLGKLPVMTCWPKDGGPFITLPVIHTKDPNTGSRNVGMYRMQVFEKDMTGMHWHMHKVSAKHFSEYKKLNKRMPVAVALGGDPVYTYSATAPLPENVDEYMLAGFLRKKKVELVKCITQPDIEVPADADFVIEGYVEPGEELIWEGPFGDHTGYYSLADWYPRFHVTAITHRKDAVYPSTIVGIPPQEDAWIGKATERIFLAPIKMTLVPEIVDMEMPVEGVFHNLVIAQIHKDYPGQAQKVMNAMWGAGQMMFNKILAVTDTGTKITDYKALAQYAFKDLNPATDVYFSQGPMDVLDHSCSRMGFGGKMCIDGTGKLPEERDDRFDRTVFKPNVNAAALQAAYPEVKGVNTALLQMDIPCLIVAIEKSRRNHVRELHPRLVAEQGMEGVKMILYVEHTVDPQDLPSALWRFCNNLDPKRDNILTERPSGKDPHLVTACLGLDGTIKTKEHDDFQRDWPNIIVADDATIKKIDEKWSALNLGPFIPSPSLKYKQQIYGDGAVVAL; translated from the coding sequence ATGGCATATAAGCATCTCAGGCATTTTATTGATACGCTGGAAAAAGCGGGAGAACTGGTGCGCATCAGCACTTATGTGGACCCTCACCTGGAAATAGCAGAGATCACAGACCGGATCAGCAAATCTCCCGATGGCGGCAAGGCCTTGTTATTTGAGAACACGGGATATGATTTCCCTGTGCTGATCAATTCCATGGGCAGTTACCGCAGGATGTGCATGGCCCTGGGTGTGCAGGAGCTGGATGATGTGGCACGCGAGATAGAGGGGCTTTTCAAAATGCTTTCCAAACCTAAAGAAAGCATTCTCGATAAACTGGCTATGCTGCCTAAGCTGAGCCAGTTTGCTTCCTGGATGCCCAGGGTGATCTCCGGGCGCGGTGCCTGCCAGGAGGTGGTGATCAACAATCCTGACCTGGGCAAATTGCCGGTAATGACCTGCTGGCCTAAGGATGGCGGGCCTTTTATAACGCTCCCCGTTATTCATACCAAAGATCCTAATACTGGTTCCCGTAACGTGGGCATGTACCGTATGCAGGTGTTTGAAAAAGACATGACGGGCATGCACTGGCATATGCACAAAGTATCCGCCAAACATTTCTCTGAATATAAGAAGCTCAATAAACGCATGCCTGTGGCGGTAGCCCTGGGTGGCGATCCGGTATATACCTATTCTGCCACAGCGCCTTTACCGGAAAATGTGGATGAATACATGCTGGCGGGTTTTTTACGGAAGAAAAAAGTAGAGCTGGTAAAATGCATCACGCAACCGGATATTGAAGTGCCGGCAGATGCGGACTTTGTGATAGAAGGATATGTAGAACCGGGAGAAGAACTGATCTGGGAAGGGCCTTTCGGGGACCATACCGGTTATTATTCCCTGGCAGACTGGTATCCCCGTTTCCATGTTACCGCCATCACCCATCGTAAAGATGCCGTATATCCTTCTACCATCGTAGGTATCCCCCCGCAGGAAGATGCATGGATCGGTAAAGCTACCGAAAGGATCTTCCTTGCACCTATCAAAATGACGCTGGTGCCGGAGATAGTAGATATGGAAATGCCGGTGGAAGGTGTTTTCCATAACCTGGTGATTGCGCAGATCCACAAAGATTATCCGGGCCAGGCACAGAAAGTGATGAATGCCATGTGGGGTGCCGGGCAGATGATGTTCAACAAGATACTGGCTGTTACAGATACCGGCACAAAGATCACAGACTATAAAGCGCTGGCACAATATGCATTTAAAGACCTGAACCCCGCCACGGATGTTTATTTCAGCCAGGGGCCAATGGATGTACTGGATCATTCCTGCTCCAGGATGGGCTTTGGTGGTAAGATGTGCATCGATGGAACAGGTAAACTACCGGAAGAAAGAGATGACCGTTTTGACCGGACTGTATTCAAACCCAACGTGAACGCAGCAGCATTACAAGCTGCATATCCTGAAGTAAAAGGTGTGAACACTGCTTTGCTGCAGATGGACATTCCCTGCCTGATCGTAGCCATAGAGAAATCGCGCCGCAATCATGTGCGGGAACTGCATCCCCGGCTGGTAGCAGAGCAGGGTATGGAAGGCGTTAAAATGATCCTGTATGTAGAGCATACAGTTGATCCGCAGGACCTGCCTTCCGCACTCTGGCGTTTCTGTAATAACCTGGACCCTAAGCGGGATAACATCCTCACGGAAAGGCCTTCGGGTAAAGATCCTCACCTGGTAACGGCCTGCCTGGGTTTGGATGGTACCATTAAAACAAAAGAGCATGATGATTTTCAGCGCGACTGGCCGAACATTATCGTGGCAGATGATGCTACCATCAAAAAGATAGATGAGAAATGGAGTGCGCTGAACCTGGGGCCTTTTATTCCTTCGCCTTCTTTAAAATACAAACAACAGATCTATGGAGATGGGGCAGTGGTTGCCCTGTAG
- a CDS encoding alpha-L-fucosidase, translating to MIRRTILAIVVLCFLGSGAMAQSKALQEWKDQKYSMFIHWGAIYSTLGGMWKGEKVSRGYSEQIRAHHGGIYSDNYAAVAKRFNPSLWNPDSIVALAKAAGMKSVVITSKHHDGFCMFKSAYTKFNVVDATPYKRDVIKELSEACKRNGFKMGLYFSLIDWNYPQAYPISASNSDPITPEHHQYNLNQVTELLSNYGPISELWFDMGSLTPVQSKELADLVHKLQPDCMVSGRLGNDAGDFCVMGDNDYPDYKIATPWQTPASVYDETWGYRSWQEHGKVEDKAHEKLVGLIKVVSRGGNYLLNIGPRGDGSVVEFEKDVLLRIGDWLKVNGEGIYGASANPFDHTFDWGEVTVKNDVVYLYVLKLPADRVLDLKGVFGPIKVTDNAGKRFSTKDTKEGKQIILPADLTLNEVKVLRFRHAKSVKIERNKGIDVPVLNRDNAVKHYSISGADYNSYYRSTVAYSWHFAGGRAKPPVLVYTAQEKGKTISVNLNGNEQQVLLNGSVIPIPPVAVSFGQMYLNGPYWSGIGWSNGDLYNIDPSQSWPVKNGKVWTAQPSWKNGARYELDVTPDQSYYVLQEINAAKATPYVLRFTSGDGIQVFLNGEEQTVHNNPARDTLQQEYLLLPLREGKNQLVVKFYNRFADKTVFAIDKDVPQELYEQPLNMSFGEKSVYSDLEVKLYQPVSPHRDMRLPSLMIRL from the coding sequence ATGATCAGAAGAACTATCCTCGCAATTGTTGTGCTGTGCTTTTTGGGTTCTGGTGCTATGGCCCAGTCTAAGGCTTTACAGGAATGGAAAGACCAGAAGTATTCCATGTTCATTCACTGGGGCGCTATCTATTCCACACTGGGTGGTATGTGGAAAGGAGAGAAGGTGAGCCGTGGTTACAGTGAACAGATCCGTGCGCATCATGGTGGTATCTACAGCGATAATTATGCAGCGGTGGCCAAACGTTTCAACCCTTCTTTATGGAACCCTGATTCCATTGTTGCACTCGCTAAAGCAGCGGGTATGAAGAGCGTGGTGATCACCTCCAAACACCACGATGGCTTTTGCATGTTTAAGTCCGCTTACACAAAATTCAATGTGGTGGATGCCACACCTTATAAAAGAGACGTCATTAAAGAGCTGTCCGAAGCCTGCAAAAGGAATGGCTTTAAGATGGGGCTTTACTTCTCCCTTATAGATTGGAATTATCCGCAGGCGTACCCTATTTCTGCCAGCAACAGCGATCCGATCACACCTGAACATCATCAGTATAACCTGAACCAGGTAACAGAATTACTGAGTAATTACGGCCCTATTTCTGAACTCTGGTTTGATATGGGATCTTTAACACCTGTGCAGAGTAAAGAGTTGGCAGACCTGGTACACAAACTTCAACCTGATTGCATGGTAAGCGGCCGCCTGGGCAATGATGCAGGTGATTTCTGTGTGATGGGTGATAACGATTATCCTGATTATAAAATAGCCACACCCTGGCAAACGCCCGCTTCTGTGTATGATGAAACCTGGGGATATCGTTCCTGGCAGGAGCATGGTAAAGTGGAAGATAAAGCGCATGAGAAACTGGTGGGCCTGATCAAAGTAGTGAGCCGCGGCGGGAATTACCTGTTGAACATAGGCCCTCGTGGTGATGGCTCTGTAGTGGAGTTTGAAAAGGATGTACTGTTGCGTATCGGAGATTGGCTGAAAGTGAATGGGGAAGGGATCTACGGTGCATCAGCAAACCCTTTCGATCATACATTTGATTGGGGAGAAGTGACCGTTAAAAATGATGTGGTGTATTTGTATGTGCTGAAGTTGCCTGCGGACAGGGTGCTTGATCTGAAAGGTGTATTCGGGCCAATTAAGGTAACTGATAATGCCGGTAAACGTTTTTCCACAAAGGATACTAAAGAAGGTAAGCAGATCATTCTTCCTGCTGATCTTACATTGAATGAAGTAAAGGTTTTGCGATTCCGGCATGCAAAATCTGTTAAGATAGAAAGGAATAAAGGCATAGATGTTCCGGTGCTGAACAGGGATAATGCGGTGAAACATTATAGCATTTCCGGTGCGGATTATAACAGTTATTATCGCAGCACGGTAGCGTATTCCTGGCATTTTGCAGGAGGAAGGGCAAAGCCGCCGGTGCTTGTGTATACGGCGCAGGAGAAGGGAAAAACTATTTCAGTTAATCTGAATGGTAATGAGCAGCAGGTTTTGCTGAATGGCAGTGTTATTCCTATTCCTCCGGTTGCAGTCAGCTTCGGGCAAATGTATCTGAACGGCCCTTACTGGTCCGGCATTGGCTGGAGCAATGGAGACTTGTATAATATCGATCCTTCCCAATCCTGGCCTGTTAAGAACGGTAAGGTATGGACAGCCCAGCCTTCGTGGAAAAATGGAGCGCGTTATGAACTGGATGTTACGCCGGATCAGTCATATTATGTTTTGCAGGAGATCAATGCAGCTAAGGCTACACCTTATGTGCTTCGCTTTACCAGCGGGGATGGCATACAGGTGTTTTTGAATGGTGAAGAACAAACCGTGCATAATAACCCTGCACGGGATACCCTGCAACAGGAGTATTTGTTGCTTCCTTTGCGTGAAGGCAAAAATCAGCTGGTCGTGAAATTCTATAACCGCTTTGCAGATAAAACGGTGTTTGCTATCGATAAAGATGTTCCGCAGGAACTATATGAGCAGCCATTGAATATGAGCTTCGGGGAGAAGAGTGTTTACAGCGACCTGGAAGTGAAGTTATACCAGCCTGTATCTCCGCACAGGGATATGCGTTTACCCAGTTTGATGATCCGTTTGTAA
- the porG gene encoding type IX secretion system protein PorG produces MKKKILWFVIMISTPLCCIAQDWHVGATAGISNYSGDLSEKRVDFGYTRPMIGLFVKKDINRYLTLRAGGTFGMVAANDRTNASIALQSRNLSFSSPIWEGHLGAELNFFDIDEKGFTPYLFGGVALFSFYPTAKDSLGNKIRLRRLSTEGQGLPQYPERGNQYSLYQVSIPFGAGFKYLFTDRLTLGFEIGLRATFTDYLDDVSTTYVDQNTLLAERGQLAVDYAYRGDEPGTKGIPGTYPLDGTQRGSAKNKDWYTFTGLTIMYRLGGGSDGRRSTNFSKCFKM; encoded by the coding sequence TTGAAAAAGAAGATCCTCTGGTTTGTTATAATGATCTCTACCCCTTTATGCTGCATTGCTCAGGATTGGCATGTAGGCGCTACTGCCGGTATTAGCAATTATAGCGGAGACCTTTCTGAAAAGAGGGTCGATTTTGGTTACACGCGCCCCATGATCGGGCTGTTTGTGAAAAAGGACATCAACCGTTATCTGACGCTGCGCGCCGGAGGTACTTTTGGTATGGTAGCTGCCAACGACAGAACGAATGCCAGCATTGCCCTGCAAAGCCGTAACCTCAGTTTCAGTTCTCCTATCTGGGAAGGGCACCTGGGAGCAGAGTTAAACTTCTTCGATATTGATGAAAAAGGGTTTACGCCTTATCTCTTCGGAGGTGTGGCGCTGTTCAGTTTTTATCCTACTGCAAAAGATTCTTTAGGTAATAAAATAAGATTACGCCGCCTCAGCACAGAAGGGCAGGGATTACCACAGTATCCTGAAAGAGGGAATCAATATAGCCTTTACCAGGTATCTATTCCATTTGGCGCAGGTTTTAAATATCTTTTTACAGACCGTTTAACACTTGGTTTTGAAATAGGGCTTCGTGCTACTTTTACCGATTACCTGGATGATGTAAGTACTACTTATGTTGACCAGAATACTTTGCTGGCAGAAAGAGGCCAGCTGGCGGTAGATTATGCCTACCGCGGGGATGAGCCGGGTACAAAAGGGATCCCGGGAACGTATCCGCTGGATGGTACGCAGAGAGGTTCTGCAAAGAACAAAGACTGGTATACATTTACCGGGCTTACTATTATGTACCGTTTAGGCGGAGGCTCTGATGGCCGCCGCAGCACCAACTTCTCGAAGTGTTTTAAGATGTAA
- a CDS encoding ABC transporter permease, whose protein sequence is MLSTLKILWSSLGMALSELRVNKLRTFLSLLGITIGIFCIIAVLTVTDSMESSIRKDLKSMGTNVIYLQKWPWDGDGDWWKYVGRPEPQYSEMKLIKDKVASADAVTYLFSSGGRKIEYGIDYMENVELLAVTMDLEKMQSVDIAMGRYFSPSELIAGSNVIVLGANVWEGLFFTAEAALGKVVRFAGRNCKVVGVLKKKGDSMLGGVFGDNTILMPYLFARTIIDERRFADPFYMIRAKEGVAVGQLKDDLTGAMRAIHRLKPGQDNDFALNEITTAQDELESIFGVINLGGWIIAGFALIVGGFGIANIMFVTVKERTNIIGLKKAIGARPGIILLEFLFEAVMLCMIGGGLGLLMVYGSAKLAQNMFSGFEIALSTGNIILGLSISAIVGVLAGFIPAFSASRLNPVVAIRSN, encoded by the coding sequence ATGCTTTCGACCCTCAAGATCTTATGGAGCAGCCTTGGTATGGCTTTGTCCGAATTACGGGTGAATAAACTGCGCACTTTTCTTTCGCTGCTGGGTATTACCATTGGTATCTTCTGTATCATAGCCGTACTTACGGTAACAGACAGTATGGAATCCAGTATCAGGAAAGACCTGAAATCCATGGGTACCAATGTGATCTATCTGCAGAAATGGCCATGGGATGGAGACGGGGACTGGTGGAAGTACGTAGGGCGCCCTGAGCCGCAGTATTCGGAGATGAAGCTGATCAAGGACAAAGTGGCTTCTGCGGATGCCGTTACTTATCTCTTCAGTTCCGGCGGCCGTAAAATAGAATACGGGATCGATTACATGGAAAACGTAGAGCTGTTGGCCGTGACCATGGACCTTGAAAAGATGCAGTCTGTGGATATAGCCATGGGCCGGTATTTCAGTCCTTCTGAACTGATAGCAGGTTCCAACGTGATCGTACTGGGTGCCAATGTATGGGAGGGCCTGTTCTTTACTGCGGAAGCTGCGCTGGGAAAGGTGGTGCGTTTTGCGGGAAGGAACTGCAAAGTGGTAGGGGTATTGAAGAAAAAAGGCGATAGTATGCTGGGCGGGGTATTTGGTGATAATACCATCCTGATGCCTTACCTGTTTGCGAGGACCATTATAGATGAACGCCGTTTTGCGGATCCTTTTTACATGATCCGCGCAAAAGAGGGAGTAGCCGTGGGGCAGCTGAAAGATGACCTCACTGGCGCCATGCGTGCTATACACCGTCTGAAACCCGGGCAGGATAATGATTTTGCCCTGAACGAGATCACCACGGCGCAGGACGAACTGGAAAGTATCTTTGGCGTAATTAACCTGGGCGGCTGGATCATTGCAGGTTTTGCACTGATCGTAGGGGGCTTTGGGATAGCGAATATCATGTTTGTGACCGTTAAAGAAAGAACTAATATCATAGGCCTGAAAAAGGCCATTGGCGCGCGGCCGGGTATTATCCTGCTGGAATTCCTCTTTGAAGCCGTGATGCTTTGTATGATCGGCGGGGGATTGGGGCTGCTGATGGTATATGGCTCGGCCAAACTGGCCCAGAATATGTTCTCCGGTTTTGAGATAGCCTTGTCTACAGGGAATATTATCCTGGGGCTGTCCATATCCGCTATAGTGGGTGTACTGGCTGGATTTATCCCGGCTTTTTCTGCCAGCAGACTGAACCCGGTAGTTGCGATCCGCAGCAATTAG
- the tsaD gene encoding tRNA (adenosine(37)-N6)-threonylcarbamoyltransferase complex transferase subunit TsaD: MPVNILAIESSCDETSAAVIADGKILSNIIANQSVHEQYGGVVPELASRAHQENIVPVVDAALKKAGMVPADLNAIAFTQSPGLIGSLLVGSCFAKSMALALDVPLIAVHHMQAHVLANFIEDPKPAFPFLCLTVSGGHTQIVLCESPLQMRVIGETTDDAAGEAFDKSAKLLGLPYPGGPLIDKYAKEGDPFKFKFPEPQIPGLNFSFSGLKTAILYFLQDNRAKQADFVEANLRDICASIQHRIVTILLNKLVKASQETGVREISIAGGVSANSGLRQGLKEYGEKHQWNVYIPKFEYCTDNAAMIAMTAHYKYLAGAFSPLDTIPSARAAFE; this comes from the coding sequence ATGCCGGTTAATATTTTAGCAATAGAGTCTTCATGCGATGAAACAAGCGCCGCTGTGATAGCGGATGGAAAGATCCTGTCCAATATCATCGCCAATCAATCCGTACATGAACAATATGGCGGCGTAGTGCCTGAACTGGCCTCCCGTGCCCACCAGGAGAATATCGTACCTGTGGTGGATGCTGCTTTGAAAAAAGCAGGCATGGTGCCTGCTGACCTGAATGCCATTGCCTTCACCCAATCCCCGGGCCTGATAGGTTCCCTGCTGGTAGGCAGTTGTTTTGCCAAGTCCATGGCCCTGGCCCTGGATGTGCCATTGATAGCCGTGCATCATATGCAGGCGCATGTGCTGGCTAATTTCATTGAAGACCCCAAACCGGCATTCCCTTTTCTTTGCTTAACTGTATCCGGTGGCCATACCCAAATTGTATTATGCGAAAGCCCTTTGCAGATGCGGGTGATCGGGGAAACTACAGATGATGCGGCAGGAGAGGCCTTCGATAAAAGCGCCAAATTACTGGGGCTTCCTTATCCCGGCGGCCCGCTGATCGATAAATATGCGAAAGAAGGGGATCCTTTTAAGTTTAAATTCCCTGAGCCACAGATCCCCGGACTGAACTTCAGTTTCAGCGGACTGAAAACAGCGATCTTATATTTTTTACAGGACAATCGTGCGAAACAGGCAGATTTTGTGGAGGCCAACCTGCGCGACATCTGTGCTTCTATTCAGCACCGCATTGTTACCATCCTGCTGAACAAACTGGTGAAAGCCTCGCAGGAAACAGGTGTACGGGAGATCAGTATAGCTGGTGGCGTGAGTGCTAATTCAGGGTTGCGCCAGGGCTTGAAGGAGTATGGAGAAAAACATCAGTGGAACGTATATATCCCTAAATTTGAATATTGCACAGATAACGCTGCCATGATAGCCATGACGGCACATTATAAATACCTGGCAGGGGCATTCAGTCCTTTAGATACTATACCGAGCGCCCGCGCTGCTTTTGAATAA
- a CDS encoding tRNA1(Val) (adenine(37)-N6)-methyltransferase, producing the protein MANTFFEFKQFTVHQDKTAMKVCTDACIQGAFTASRMPAVPRVLDIGTGTGLLSLMLAQQSSAAIDAIELDEQAALQAAANFEASPWGDRLHVIREDVRAFSGEHYPFIISNPPFYEQDLKSPSHQRNAAMHAVSLGYEELLAAIKRLLSKDGSFSVLLPYDGFQRFNALAVSGGFVLRELLLVRQTPAHDYFRAVGIFGPAGTLNTTEISIYDAQRNYTPEFSALLQQYYLYL; encoded by the coding sequence ATGGCGAATACGTTTTTTGAATTTAAACAGTTTACCGTACACCAGGATAAGACTGCCATGAAGGTCTGCACGGATGCCTGTATCCAGGGGGCATTCACGGCTTCCCGTATGCCTGCTGTACCGCGGGTGCTGGATATTGGTACGGGCACCGGACTGTTAAGCCTGATGCTGGCGCAGCAATCTTCCGCTGCCATAGATGCCATTGAACTGGATGAACAGGCTGCGTTGCAGGCTGCTGCTAATTTTGAGGCTTCCCCCTGGGGAGACCGTCTTCACGTGATCCGGGAAGATGTGCGGGCTTTTTCCGGTGAGCATTACCCTTTCATTATAAGCAATCCACCATTTTACGAACAAGATCTGAAGAGCCCTTCTCATCAACGGAATGCAGCGATGCATGCTGTTTCGCTGGGGTATGAAGAATTGCTGGCTGCTATTAAGCGGTTGCTTAGCAAAGATGGTTCCTTTTCTGTATTGCTGCCCTATGATGGTTTTCAGCGATTTAATGCGCTGGCTGTTTCAGGAGGTTTTGTATTGCGTGAATTGCTGTTGGTACGGCAAACACCTGCGCATGATTATTTCCGGGCGGTAGGGATCTTTGGCCCTGCGGGAACTTTGAATACTACCGAAATATCTATTTACGACGCACAGCGGAACTATACCCCGGAATTCAGTGCGTTACTTCAACAGTACTACCTTTACCTTTAG
- a CDS encoding NAD(P)-dependent oxidoreductase, whose amino-acid sequence MTNTIHIGLIREEKIPLDNRVAFTPLQCQWILTHYPNVQITVQPSPHRCYKDEEYRAAGIHMAEDLSHCSILLGIKEVPVNSLLPGKTYLFFSHTKKKQPQNQAMLQNILQQNIRLIDYECLVHEDGQRILGFGFFAGVVGAHNGLLEYGRRTGLFNFKRVHECHDFQELITHYFGVKLPPMKIVATGSGRVTAGILEVMGLLAIKYIPPEEFMINSYAYPVYTQLKAGELYLRKTDKTYSREDFHANPGKYDCKFLPYVTCSDVLMNGIYWDKNIEPLFTWDDLTKDNFRIQVIADITDDQNGSIPCNIEDATIEEPVYGVNRYNRQKTAPYEADSVTMMCVSNLPNELPRDASQFFGDQLMKYVFDELMKGDTTMIEKATITRDGALTERYSYLEDYAKGKGSTVEVTH is encoded by the coding sequence ATGACAAATACAATTCACATTGGCCTCATAAGGGAAGAAAAAATACCACTGGATAACCGCGTAGCTTTTACGCCGCTGCAATGCCAGTGGATCCTTACCCACTACCCTAACGTTCAGATCACGGTACAGCCCTCGCCGCACCGCTGTTACAAAGACGAAGAATATCGCGCTGCCGGTATTCATATGGCTGAAGACCTCTCCCATTGCAGCATCCTGCTGGGCATTAAAGAGGTACCTGTAAACAGCCTGTTACCCGGTAAAACATACCTCTTCTTCTCCCATACCAAAAAGAAACAGCCGCAGAACCAGGCCATGCTGCAGAATATCCTGCAGCAGAACATCCGGCTCATAGACTACGAATGCCTGGTACATGAAGATGGCCAGCGCATCCTGGGTTTCGGGTTCTTTGCCGGTGTGGTGGGCGCACATAACGGACTGCTGGAATATGGCCGCAGAACAGGCCTGTTCAACTTCAAGCGCGTACACGAGTGCCACGATTTCCAGGAACTGATCACCCACTACTTCGGCGTAAAGCTACCACCCATGAAGATAGTGGCCACCGGCTCCGGCCGCGTTACCGCAGGCATACTGGAAGTAATGGGGCTGCTGGCCATCAAGTACATCCCGCCTGAAGAATTTATGATCAACTCCTACGCCTACCCTGTGTACACACAGCTCAAGGCCGGGGAACTGTATTTAAGGAAGACAGATAAAACCTACAGCCGGGAAGACTTCCACGCCAACCCGGGTAAATACGACTGCAAATTCCTCCCCTATGTTACCTGCAGCGATGTACTCATGAATGGTATCTATTGGGACAAGAACATAGAACCCCTCTTCACCTGGGACGACCTTACCAAAGATAACTTCCGCATACAGGTGATAGCAGACATCACAGACGATCAGAATGGCTCTATTCCCTGCAATATAGAAGATGCTACCATCGAGGAGCCGGTCTATGGTGTAAACCGCTACAACAGGCAGAAAACAGCTCCTTACGAAGCAGATTCCGTTACCATGATGTGCGTGAGCAATCTCCCCAATGAGCTGCCCCGGGATGCCTCCCAGTTCTTTGGCGATCAGCTGATGAAATATGTGTTTGATGAATTGATGAAAGGAGATACAACCATGATCGAAAAGGCTACCATCACCCGCGATGGAGCACTCACGGAAAGGTATTCCTACCTGGAAGATTATGCTAAAGGTAAAGGTAGTACTGTTGAAGTAACGCACTGA
- a CDS encoding peptide chain release factor 3 has translation MKYENEINKRKSFAIIAHPDAGKTTLTEKFLLFGGAIQTAGAVKSNKIKKHTTSDFMEIERQRGISVATSVMTFEYRDILVNLLDTPGHKDFAEDTYRTLTAVDSVVLVIDCVKGVEEQTKKLMEVCRMRDTPVIIFVNKLDRDGKNPFDLLDELEELLNIRVRPLSWPINMGKDFKGVFNLYDKSFVSFAANRKATDDDIVPLQDLSSPEVDELFNPTDAKQLRNDVELIEGVYDQFDKDAYLEGKLAPVFFGSAVNNFGVKDLLDTFVEIAPTPRDRQSTTREVKVNEPRFSGFIFKIHANLDPRHRDRIAFLRVCSGKFERNKYFHHVRLDKDVRFANPYSFLAREKNIIDDAYPGDVVGLFDTGNFKIGDTLTEGENFYFTGIPSFSPELFKELVNKDPMKTKQLEKGINQLTDEGVAQLFTQHNGNRKIIGCVGDLQFEVIQYRLLQEYGASCQFNTLPFYKACWITGPKQKLEEFTRFKGANVVQDKDGHLVYLAQSEWYLNTERANNPEIEFHFTSEIHK, from the coding sequence ATGAAATACGAAAACGAGATCAACAAAAGGAAGTCATTTGCCATTATCGCCCACCCGGATGCGGGAAAAACCACCCTCACGGAAAAGTTCCTCCTCTTCGGGGGCGCTATCCAAACGGCGGGCGCGGTAAAATCCAATAAGATCAAAAAACATACTACTTCAGACTTCATGGAAATTGAACGCCAGAGAGGTATCTCTGTGGCTACTTCCGTGATGACCTTCGAATACAGGGACATTCTCGTGAACCTGCTGGATACCCCCGGTCACAAGGACTTTGCCGAAGATACCTACCGCACCCTTACAGCAGTAGACAGCGTTGTGCTGGTGATTGACTGTGTAAAGGGGGTGGAAGAACAAACCAAAAAACTCATGGAAGTTTGCCGCATGCGCGATACGCCGGTGATCATCTTTGTGAACAAACTGGACCGCGACGGCAAAAACCCCTTCGACCTGCTGGATGAACTGGAAGAACTCCTCAACATCCGGGTACGCCCGCTGAGCTGGCCTATCAATATGGGTAAAGACTTCAAGGGCGTATTCAACCTCTACGATAAAAGTTTTGTTTCCTTTGCTGCCAACAGGAAAGCAACAGACGATGATATCGTGCCACTGCAAGACCTCAGCAGTCCTGAAGTGGATGAACTCTTCAACCCCACCGATGCCAAACAACTGCGCAACGATGTGGAACTGATAGAAGGCGTATACGATCAGTTTGATAAAGATGCTTACCTGGAAGGAAAGCTGGCCCCTGTATTCTTCGGTTCTGCTGTAAACAACTTTGGTGTAAAGGACCTGTTGGATACCTTCGTAGAAATTGCCCCCACTCCGCGTGACCGGCAATCCACTACGCGGGAAGTGAAAGTGAACGAACCCAGGTTCTCCGGTTTCATTTTCAAGATCCACGCCAACCTCGATCCCCGGCACCGCGACCGGATCGCCTTCCTCCGTGTTTGCTCCGGTAAGTTTGAAAGGAATAAATACTTCCACCACGTAAGGCTGGATAAGGATGTGCGGTTTGCCAATCCTTACAGCTTCCTGGCACGGGAAAAGAATATCATCGATGATGCCTATCCCGGAGACGTGGTAGGTTTATTCGATACCGGCAACTTCAAGATCGGCGATACTTTAACAGAAGGAGAAAATTTCTATTTCACCGGCATTCCCAGCTTCTCTCCTGAGTTGTTCAAGGAACTGGTGAATAAAGACCCGATGAAAACAAAACAACTGGAAAAAGGCATCAACCAGTTAACAGACGAAGGCGTTGCACAGCTTTTCACACAACACAACGGTAACCGCAAGATCATCGGTTGCGTGGGAGACCTGCAATTTGAAGTGATACAATACCGGCTGTTACAGGAATATGGTGCCTCCTGCCAGTTCAATACCTTACCTTTCTACAAAGCCTGCTGGATCACAGGGCCTAAACAAAAGCTGGAAGAATTCACCCGCTTTAAAGGCGCTAATGTGGTGCAGGATAAAGACGGGCACCTGGTGTACCTCGCACAATCAGAATGGTACCTCAATACAGAACGGGCCAACAATCCGGAGATTGAGTTCCACTTTACTTCAGAGATCCACAAATAA